A part of Numenius arquata chromosome 2, bNumArq3.hap1.1, whole genome shotgun sequence genomic DNA contains:
- the LOC141478301 gene encoding LOW QUALITY PROTEIN: poly(U)-specific endoribonuclease-like (The sequence of the model RefSeq protein was modified relative to this genomic sequence to represent the inferred CDS: inserted 2 bases in 1 codon; deleted 1 base in 1 codon): HELSKLFSKIWDVDANRRMPGKDYTIDLQVTDCCPTRINSSTVLPVSCSFERVFVGETRXILGLRNWVQFSLREKCNQTDYKGYCHSEQNQDRSDKDDRALSIQFSWKGAVKPIGSTFIGVQPEFEFPLYTVIFLLAEERVTRETVKIEEYELQMVVCCYGQHIGSEYPLLLSTGSED; the protein is encoded by the exons CATGAACTTTCTAAACTTTTCAGTAAGATATGGGATGTGGATGCTAACCGCCGTATGCCTGGGAAAGACTACACAATTGATTTGCAGGTAACCGACTGCTGTCCCACGAGGATTAACAGCAGTACGGTACT ACCTGTTTCTTGTAGTTTTGAACGTGTTTTTGTTGGAGAAACAAG CATCTTAGGTTTGCGCAACTGGGTGCAATTTTCCCTTCGGGAAAAGTGCAACCAAACTGACTACAAGGGATATTGTCACTCAGAACAAAACCAGG ATCGT TCTGACAAAGATGACCGAGCTTTGAGCATCCAGTTCAGCTGGAAGGGCGCAGTCAAGCCAATTGGAAGCACCTTTattggtgttcagcct gagttTGAATTTCCCCTTTACACTGTCATTTTCCTGCTGGCTGAAGAAAGAGTCACACGTGAAACAGTGAAGATAGAGGAATATGAACTACAGATGGTTGTTTGCTGCTATGGGCAACACATTGGATCAGAATACCCACTACTCCTCAGCACCGGTAGTGAAGACTAG
- the CYB5R3 gene encoding NADH-cytochrome b5 reductase 3 isoform X1, translated as MGAQLSTLGRVVTYPLWLIYTTIMRLFKNPRPAITLTDPEVKYALRLIDKEEVSHDTRRFRFALPSIDHILGLPVGQHIYLSARVDGALVVRPYTPVSSDDDKGFVDLVVKIYFRGIHPKFPDGGKMSQYLDSLKIGDTIDFRGPSGLLVYKGKGKFAIRPEKKAEPVSKKVKYVGMIAGGTGITPMLQIIRAIIKDKNDPTICQLLFANQTEKDILLRSELEEIQVQNPGRFKCWYTLDRAPENWDYSEGFVNQEMIRDHLPPPQNDVLILMCGPPPMIQYACIPNLDKLGYTKDMRFSF; from the exons ATGGGGGCGCAGCTCAGCACG TTGGGTCGAGTGGTGACATACCCACTATGGCTGATCTACACCACTATCATGAGGCTTTTCAAGAATCCCCGTCCTGCGATTACTCTGACGGACCCTGAAGTGAAGTATGCATTGAGGCTGATTGATAAGGAG gaAGTTAGTCATGACACAAGAAGATTTCGATTTGCTCTCCCTTCCATAGATCACATTCTGGGTCTCCCTGTAG GACAGCATATCTACCTGTCTGCACGGGTTGATGGAGCTCTGGTTGTTAGACCTTACACTCCAGTTTCCAGTGATGATGACAAGGGTTTTGTGGATCTTGTTGTCAAG ATCTACTTCAGAGGTATCCATCCAAAGTTTCCTGATGGAGGGAAGATGTCTCAATACTTAGACAGCCTGAAAATAGGGGATACTATTGACTTCAGAGGACCAAGTGGCCTGCTTGTCTACAAAGGAAAAGGCAAG TTTGCTATTCGGCCTGAAAAGAAAGCTGAACCAGTTAGTAAGAAAGTGAAGTATGTGGGCATGATTGCAGGTGGGACTG GGATAACACCTATGCTGCAGATAATTAGAGCAAtcataaaagacaaaaatgacCCTACCATTTGTCAGCTGCTGTTTGCCAATCAG ACGGAGAAGGATATCCTGTTACGTTCTGAGCTAGAGGAGATCCAGGTTCAGAATCCCGGTCGCTTTAAATGTTGGTACACATTGGACAGAGCACCTGAAA ATTGGGATTACAGCGAAGGATTTGTGAACCAGGAAATGATCAGAGACCACCTGCCCCCACCTCAAAACGATGTTCTGATCCTCATGTGTGGACCTCCTCCAATGATCCAGTATGCTTGCATTCCCAACCTGGACAAACTGGGCTACACCAAGGACATGAGGTTCTCCTTCTAA
- the CYB5R3 gene encoding NADH-cytochrome b5 reductase 3 isoform X3, which translates to MGAQLSTLGRVVTYPLWLIYTTIMRLFKNPRPAITLTDPEVKYALRLIDKEVISHDTRRFRFALPSIDHILGLPVGQHIYLSARVDGALVVRPYTPVSSDDDKGFVDLVVKIYFRGIHPKFPDGGKMSQYLDSLKIGDTIDFRGPSGLLVYKGKGKFAIRPEKKAEPVSKKVKYVGMIAGGTGITPMLQIIRAIIKDKNDPTICQLLFANQTEKDILLRSELEEIQVQNPGRFKCWYTLDRAPENWDYSEGFVNQEMIRDHLPPPQNDVLILMCGPPPMIQYACIPNLDKLGYTKDMRFSF; encoded by the exons ATGGGGGCGCAGCTCAGCACG TTGGGTCGAGTGGTGACATACCCACTATGGCTGATCTACACCACTATCATGAGGCTTTTCAAGAATCCCCGTCCTGCGATTACTCTGACGGACCCTGAAGTGAAGTATGCATTGAGGCTGATTGATAAGGAGGTAA TTAGTCATGACACAAGAAGATTTCGATTTGCTCTCCCTTCCATAGATCACATTCTGGGTCTCCCTGTAG GACAGCATATCTACCTGTCTGCACGGGTTGATGGAGCTCTGGTTGTTAGACCTTACACTCCAGTTTCCAGTGATGATGACAAGGGTTTTGTGGATCTTGTTGTCAAG ATCTACTTCAGAGGTATCCATCCAAAGTTTCCTGATGGAGGGAAGATGTCTCAATACTTAGACAGCCTGAAAATAGGGGATACTATTGACTTCAGAGGACCAAGTGGCCTGCTTGTCTACAAAGGAAAAGGCAAG TTTGCTATTCGGCCTGAAAAGAAAGCTGAACCAGTTAGTAAGAAAGTGAAGTATGTGGGCATGATTGCAGGTGGGACTG GGATAACACCTATGCTGCAGATAATTAGAGCAAtcataaaagacaaaaatgacCCTACCATTTGTCAGCTGCTGTTTGCCAATCAG ACGGAGAAGGATATCCTGTTACGTTCTGAGCTAGAGGAGATCCAGGTTCAGAATCCCGGTCGCTTTAAATGTTGGTACACATTGGACAGAGCACCTGAAA ATTGGGATTACAGCGAAGGATTTGTGAACCAGGAAATGATCAGAGACCACCTGCCCCCACCTCAAAACGATGTTCTGATCCTCATGTGTGGACCTCCTCCAATGATCCAGTATGCTTGCATTCCCAACCTGGACAAACTGGGCTACACCAAGGACATGAGGTTCTCCTTCTAA
- the CYB5R3 gene encoding NADH-cytochrome b5 reductase 3 isoform X2, whose amino-acid sequence MGAQLSTLGRVVTYPLWLIYTTIMRLFKNPRPAITLTDPEVKYALRLIDKEEVSHDTRRFRFALPSIDHILGLPVGQHIYLSARVDGALVVRPYTPVSSDDDKGFVDLVVKIYFRGIHPKFPDGGKMSQYLDSLKIGDTIDFRGPSGLLVYKGKGEFAIRPEKKAEPVSKKVKYVGMIAGGTGITPMLQIIRAIIKDKNDPTICQLLFANQTEKDILLRSELEEIQVQNPGRFKCWYTLDRAPENWDYSEGFVNQEMIRDHLPPPQNDVLILMCGPPPMIQYACIPNLDKLGYTKDMRFSF is encoded by the exons ATGGGGGCGCAGCTCAGCACG TTGGGTCGAGTGGTGACATACCCACTATGGCTGATCTACACCACTATCATGAGGCTTTTCAAGAATCCCCGTCCTGCGATTACTCTGACGGACCCTGAAGTGAAGTATGCATTGAGGCTGATTGATAAGGAG gaAGTTAGTCATGACACAAGAAGATTTCGATTTGCTCTCCCTTCCATAGATCACATTCTGGGTCTCCCTGTAG GACAGCATATCTACCTGTCTGCACGGGTTGATGGAGCTCTGGTTGTTAGACCTTACACTCCAGTTTCCAGTGATGATGACAAGGGTTTTGTGGATCTTGTTGTCAAG ATCTACTTCAGAGGTATCCATCCAAAGTTTCCTGATGGAGGGAAGATGTCTCAATACTTAGACAGCCTGAAAATAGGGGATACTATTGACTTCAGAGGACCAAGTGGCCTGCTTGTCTACAAAGGAAAAG gCGAGTTTGCTATTCGGCCTGAAAAGAAAGCTGAACCAGTTAGTAAGAAAGTGAAGTATGTGGGCATGATTGCAGGTGGGACTG GGATAACACCTATGCTGCAGATAATTAGAGCAAtcataaaagacaaaaatgacCCTACCATTTGTCAGCTGCTGTTTGCCAATCAG ACGGAGAAGGATATCCTGTTACGTTCTGAGCTAGAGGAGATCCAGGTTCAGAATCCCGGTCGCTTTAAATGTTGGTACACATTGGACAGAGCACCTGAAA ATTGGGATTACAGCGAAGGATTTGTGAACCAGGAAATGATCAGAGACCACCTGCCCCCACCTCAAAACGATGTTCTGATCCTCATGTGTGGACCTCCTCCAATGATCCAGTATGCTTGCATTCCCAACCTGGACAAACTGGGCTACACCAAGGACATGAGGTTCTCCTTCTAA